The proteins below come from a single Asanoa ferruginea genomic window:
- the hpt gene encoding hypoxanthine phosphoribosyltransferase, whose amino-acid sequence MEHAHVVDDVAEVLATEDEIAARVAALAAEIERDYAGRDLLLVGVLNGAATVTVDLARALHRHVEITWMGITSYGAGQGGSGAVRLRKDIDVDVAGRDVLVVDGVIDTGLTAAWLMTNLRARGPASLEFCGLFRKPGAQALPVPIRYVGFDVPAGVVVGYGLDYQGRYRNLRCCARLAPHVYEPAPVRIAASGG is encoded by the coding sequence GTGGAGCACGCGCACGTGGTTGACGACGTGGCCGAGGTCCTCGCGACCGAAGACGAGATCGCCGCCCGGGTGGCCGCGTTGGCGGCTGAGATCGAACGCGACTACGCGGGGCGTGACCTACTCCTGGTGGGTGTGCTCAACGGAGCGGCCACTGTGACGGTTGACCTGGCCCGTGCCCTCCACCGGCACGTGGAGATCACCTGGATGGGCATCACGTCCTACGGTGCCGGCCAGGGCGGCTCCGGCGCGGTCCGGCTCCGCAAGGACATCGACGTCGACGTGGCCGGCCGCGACGTGCTGGTCGTCGACGGGGTGATCGACACCGGCCTGACGGCGGCCTGGCTGATGACCAACCTGCGCGCCCGCGGCCCGGCCTCGCTGGAGTTCTGCGGCCTGTTCCGCAAGCCCGGCGCCCAGGCGCTGCCGGTGCCCATCCGCTATGTGGGCTTCGACGTGCCGGCCGGTGTCGTGGTCGGCTACGGGCTCGACTACCAGGGCCGCTACCGCAACCTGCGGTGTTGTGCCCGGCTGGCGCCGCACGTCTACGAACCCGCGCCGGTGCGCATCGCCGCCTCGGGCGGCTGA
- a CDS encoding YbaB/EbfC family nucleoid-associated protein, whose protein sequence is MADGTGDLEATLAQARRMLDSLAAGGGAPDPAAETETETGGQGSALDGLVTVRASGPGRIEWVEIDPRAGRVPLGDLAEAITEAVNAALAEASGSGSLSVDFGALAGQVRQMQDDSLRQLARFTGALDDAMDRLGKRP, encoded by the coding sequence ATGGCGGATGGCACCGGTGACCTCGAGGCGACCCTGGCCCAGGCGCGGCGGATGCTCGACTCCCTGGCGGCCGGTGGCGGCGCGCCCGACCCTGCGGCCGAGACAGAGACCGAGACCGGTGGTCAGGGCAGCGCGCTCGACGGCCTGGTGACGGTGCGGGCCAGCGGCCCCGGCCGGATCGAGTGGGTGGAGATCGACCCGCGGGCCGGGCGGGTGCCGCTCGGCGACCTCGCGGAGGCGATCACCGAGGCGGTCAACGCCGCTCTGGCCGAGGCCTCCGGCAGCGGGTCGCTGAGCGTCGACTTCGGCGCGCTGGCCGGTCAGGTGCGGCAGATGCAGGACGACAGCCTGCGGCAGCTGGCCCGGTTCACCGGCGCGCTCGACGACGCGATGGATCGGCTGGGGAAGCGGCCGTGA